The Streptomyces noursei ATCC 11455 sequence CAGCTTGGCCAGGGCCTGCGTGAGCTCTTTGGACGTGGGCAGCCCGTCGCGTACGGGCACGGTGGAACGCGTCATGCAGGTCACCCTAGCGGCCTGCACGGGCAGCCAATTCCGTCATCCGCGTCGAGATGACGGCCGGGCACGCCGGCCTGCTCCGGCGAAGCCTCAGCGATCGGCCCGTACACCGCGCCGGCAGCCGCCGCGCAGTCGCCGATCAGAGCAGTCAAGGTGGCGATCAGCCGAGTGGCGTGCCGACGCGACGCGCCGGTACTTCCAGTGGTGCGTTCATCAGAGCATGATGGCGCGCGTAGCCGGGCTGCGAGGGCGTTCGCCACATTGCAGTGAACACACGACAAAGTCCCCAGTCGCCCGGGGCCCGTCTTCCTCCGCTTGCGCGGAGAAGGGTGCTGCGTTTGCCAAGCCTCTGGGGCCACACACGGCTTACACCCACTCAGGCAGGCAAGAGACTCGACTCCGCCGAGCGTAGTCAGTGCGCGTGGCCCACCGTCAGCGCTCGGGGCGGGCACGCTAACTGATGTGGACCCGGCCCCGGCCGAACGCCGGGCTCGAAGAACCACCGCCCTGCCACCTGCCATGACGTGGGCCGCGTCCTTGCCACCGGCGAGGCATTCAGCCGCCCCGCCCACGACTGGGGCTGGACTGGTCATTCGTCTACACCATCTGACCTGCGATCGCGCACTTCCGCACAAGCACTTCGGCCCCCGAGGCGCATACCCCGGTTCTGGTCCGCCACGACAGGTCGGAGACGGCTGCCGGGGCCGACCCGTAGGCTCCGCGTGTCGGGCGGGGAGCGTGGCGGCCCCTGCCCGGCGCCCGGACTGCTGCCTCGGGCGTGTTCCGCCCCCAGCATCGAGCCCATGACCTGCCCATCGGCACCGATCCAGTCGCAGGCTTCGTTCTCCTCCCATCCGGCGCCGCAGCCATCCTCGTTGAGCAGGCAATTCAACTCGTCCTCGGTCAGGACCGGCTGGCCACTCGACAGGCATCGAGATCGCTGTCGCAGGTCATCGCGGCGATTTGTGCACGTGACGAGATGTGTTTTCCGCGGCGGAACGGCAGACTTCGAACAACCAGTTCGGGTTCGTGACTTTCATCGTCTGCGCCGCAGGGAAGGAAGGAACGCGAGGTGCGGGGGGGGGTGCCTCTATGTCCTTCGGCAAGGCGGAGTGGGTCATGCGGGGGCGGTTTCGGGGGTGCGTAGTTCGTAGAAGGTGCCGTCGGGGAGCATGGCGAAGAGCACGCTGATGCGGTGGCGTGCGAGGCGGAGGAGGGCTTGCGTGTGGGTTTTCCTGCGGGCTCGGCATTTGTCGTAGTAGGTGCGGGAGGCGTGGTCGTGCAGGGCGGCGAACGCGGAGAGGAACATTGCGCGTTTGAGCTGCCGGTTTCCGCCTCGGGGTGCGTGTTCGCCGTGGATCGAGGTCCCGGAGGACTTGGTGGCCGGGGCGAGGCCGGCGTAGGAGGCGAGGTGGGCGGCGGTGGGGAAGCTGGTTCCGTCGCCGACGGTGACCAGCAGGACGGCGGCGGTCCTGACCGCGACCCCGGGCATCGAGGTCAGGACCGGGGAAAGAGGGTGGGCCTCCAGCAGTTCGCTGATCTGGGCTTCCAGGGCCCTGCGCTGTTCGTGGACGGCCGTGAGGGAACGGGCCAGGGACGGGATGACCACGTCCAGGGTGCCGGTCCCGGGGACGACGACGGTCTGTTCGTCCAGGGCGTCGAAGATGTCGTCGATCAGTCGGGTGGCCATGCGCGGGGCCTTGGGGCGGATCACCTCAACGAGTCTGCGGCGTCCGGCTTTTCGCAGGGCGGCCGGGGATCCGTAGCGTTCCAGCAGCCAGGTCACCGCGACGTGGTCGAGGCGGGGACCCAGGACTCGCTCCAGGCTGGGGTGGAACTGGGTGAGCAGGCCGCGGATGCGGTTGGAGGTGCGGGTGGTCTCGGCCGCGAGGTCCTGGTCGAAGCCGACGAGCACGGTCAGCTCAGCGGTGTTCTCGTCGGTCACCTCCAGCGAGCGCAGGGTGTGCGGCATGGTGCGGGCCGCGTCCGCGATGACCGCGGCGTCTTTCGCATCGGTCTTGGCCTCGCCCGGGTAGAGGTCGGCGATCCGCCGCATCGCCAGTCCCGGCAGGTAGGCGACCTTGCAGCCCGCGTCGCGGGCGACGGTCAGCGGGAGGGCGCCGATGGAGGCGGGCTGGTCCACGATCACCAGGACGGTGCCGAACTTCGCGGCCAGCTTGTCGAACACGGCCCGCAGTTTCGGCTCGCTGTTGGGCAGGGGCTTGTCGAAGACCTTCTTGCCGGCCGGGGTGAGTCCGTGGCCGTGGTGAGCGGTCTTGCCGACGTCCAGGCCGAGGAACACGCCCACGTCTTCGGTATCGAACATCGCGCCCTTCCAGGAACGTTGCCGGTGTCGGCCTCGGCGTCGGTGTCGTACGCGCGCATCCACGTTATGCAGACCTGCCGCCCGCGAGCGGCCGGGCATTGCACCCGGCCAGGCGGCGGTCGGACCTCTTATCAGCGTCTCCGACGGCACCTCCCGGGCCCGGTGACACCACCCCCCAGGTCATGCCTTCGACAGGGGGGAACAGTCATGCCGGGCCCGGAGGCCAGCGGCCCTCTTGCAGGACCGCGAAAAACATAACGGGGGGGCGTAGGGGGCTGTGGAGGAATCCGCGGTGGGGTTGCTGGGGGAGGAGGTATCGCAGGAAGGGGTGCTGCACCGAAAGACACGGCAGGGGCCTCGTGTGGTGTGGGGAGTCTCAGCTTTCGCACGTCGTAAGACGCTTTTGGGTGGGCGGACTTGGCGGGTTCGGTGCCATTTCGCAGGCTGATCGCCACGTCAGTGAGGTCGAGCTCCACGTATCCATTATCGGTGCCTGCCAGATGGCCAGTAACGGTTACCGGAAAGCTGTCCCGGAGGACTTCACACATGTCGAGTGCCAACTGACCCAGCGCGGTCCCGATCGTAAGTTGAGCCTCGTCAGGGATCCAACGGTGGCTTTAATGGTCCCACTGCCGACATGGCGTCACCACCAATATCCGTGCTGCCGGGGTGCCTTTGGGAGTGAAACGCAGTTTGGGGTCGGAGGACAGGTACCCCTCAACCGTGATCTTTATCTTGCCGGACACTGGTGTTCTCCTCGTTGGGGACGGGACGTTCCGTTCCGTAGGCGCGGTTTGCATCGGGGCGGACTGCATCTTGCGAAGAGGCGCATCCAATATGGACTGGTGTGGCGATCTTGGGATGGTGAGGAGAGACGCTGCCGCCGCCGGCTGGCCGTACCCTCGTAGTTCATCCCCGGGTGGCCGTGCTCGTTCGTCGTGGTGCTGGAGATGGGCGTCACGTCGCGGACGCAGGTGCTGGGCGTGGTCCGGTTCGGCCCAACCGACGATGCCACCGCATCACGCCAAGGACGATGGCGGCGAGCAGAATCAAAAGGCAGCCTTTGGGCGTGAAGCTCATGTTTCCCCCTGAAATGTCTGGTCGAGTGGGTTAGTTGAGGCCGAAGTCGGTGGGGCGGCCGCACGCAATGCGGGCGCCGGCCAGCTGGCCGTTGCTGGCGGCGACGGCCAGGGCCTCG is a genomic window containing:
- a CDS encoding IS110 family transposase, yielding MFDTEDVGVFLGLDVGKTAHHGHGLTPAGKKVFDKPLPNSEPKLRAVFDKLAAKFGTVLVIVDQPASIGALPLTVARDAGCKVAYLPGLAMRRIADLYPGEAKTDAKDAAVIADAARTMPHTLRSLEVTDENTAELTVLVGFDQDLAAETTRTSNRIRGLLTQFHPSLERVLGPRLDHVAVTWLLERYGSPAALRKAGRRRLVEVIRPKAPRMATRLIDDIFDALDEQTVVVPGTGTLDVVIPSLARSLTAVHEQRRALEAQISELLEAHPLSPVLTSMPGVAVRTAAVLLVTVGDGTSFPTAAHLASYAGLAPATKSSGTSIHGEHAPRGGNRQLKRAMFLSAFAALHDHASRTYYDKCRARRKTHTQALLRLARHRISVLFAMLPDGTFYELRTPETAPA